The Nerophis lumbriciformis linkage group LG03, RoL_Nlum_v2.1, whole genome shotgun sequence genome includes the window TGGGCCATGGTGAAGCCCTTGCCGCACACCGTGCACTTGAACGGCCTCTCGCCGGTGTGCGTGAGCCTGTGGGTGCGCATGGCGCCCATCTGCGAGAAGGCCTTGCCGCAGTCCGGGCAGACGTGGGGCTTCTCGCCGGTGTGGACCCGGGTGTGGCTCCTCAGGCCCCCCGCCGTGGAGAAGCATTGGGCGCAGTGCGTGCACTGGTAAGGACGCTCCCCCGTGTGAGTGCGCATGTGCTGCTTCAGGTCGTAGCGGTTCCGGAAGCCGCGGCCACACACCAGACAGCTCTCCGGCCGGTCGTCGTTGTGGCGCAGCTCGTGGTTGGACAAGCACTTTTCGGACAGGAAGCACTTGCCGCACTCCTGGCACTGGTACGGCTTCTCGTGGTCGACGCGTTGATGGTACTTGAGCTCGCTGATCCCGGGAAACGTCTCGTCGCAGTACCTGCACCTGAAGCGGTGGTTGGGGCTGTAGGGAAGCTGGTGCTCAGTCATCTGATGGTTCCTCAGCAGGTGGGCCATCTTGAAGGCCTTACCGCAGTGAGAGCATTCGTATTTGGTCAGCAACTGCACACACTGGTGCCGGACGCGCTCGTGCAAGGATCGGAACTGGCAGCCGCACTTGGTGCAAACGTGGGCGGCATTCTTGCACTTCCTCTTCCTGTGTCCCGACAGGTGAGTCTCGGTGCGGAAGGCTTTGCCGCACTGGGAGCACTTGTAGGGCTTCACGGCCGTGTGGAACCTCTGGTGCTCCAGAAATTCAAACCGGTACTTGAAGCTCCTTCCGCAGAGCGGACAGTTGTGGGTGACTCGTCCCCGAGGGTAGGCCGATTTGATGGTCAGTTTCCTTGAGGAGATCGACAGAGACAACGAGGAAATCCGATGGGCGCCGCCGCTTTTCCTGTGTTTACCTCCACTCAGTAACTTGGCTGCCTCCGTTTCGCCGAACTCATCGTGGCGTTGTTGATGCTTCGCCAGACACTTGGAGGAGATGAAGCTCTTTCGACATTGCTTGCACTGATAGGGCTTGTCGTGATCCACCTGCTGGTGGTACTTCAGGTCACCGATGCCCGAAAAACCTTCGCCGCAGTGGCTGCACTTGAAAAGACGGCTCTGGACGTGAGTGAGAAGGTGCTCCTTTAGGCTGCTGGACTTCTGGAAAGTCTTCCGGCAGTGCACGCAGTCATAGCTGCGGCCCCGTTTCGGACAGTGGTGTCGGAATTTGTCCAGAGAGGTGGGGAAACTGTTGCCGCATTTTATGCACAGGTACGCGGCGTTTTTGCATTTGCGCAGCCTGTGGCCGGCGAGCAGCGTTGCCGTCCTGAAAGCCCGTCCGCACTCTGAGCAGTTGTACGGCTGCAGACCGCTGTGGACTCGCTGGTGCTCCGCCAGGACCGAGTGATGCTTGAAGCATTTGCCACACTCGGGACACTTGTGTGTTCCCGACTGCTGTCCGCGGCAGGGTGACGGCGACATGTCAGCTTCTCTTTTGGGCGAATCCGGGAAGTCGGCGGACGTGGAAGGGTTCGTGGACAGCTCTTCGTCAAACATGACTATCTGAGGAACGTTGTTGACGTCGTCGCAAGCACTCGGATGGGATGCAATGGCCACTTCCAGGGAGGGGGGCAGAGACAGCGAGGGGATGAGAAGATCATCTGACTGAAATGGAGCTGTGTGGAGGAAAATAATCATTGAAACATCGAGCGAGACACTTTGATCTTTTACTGGCAATAATTACGAGGACTTACCGACAGTATTCTTGGCCAATTTTCCGTGACACTGCTTGCTCTGGAGAAGAAATTTGAGGTCATCTCCATTGGATACACACTGCATGTACTCCTCAAGCACGGAGGGGGCAGCACTGAGCCAAGATGCAGTCTAAAACAAGGCATGGAAAAAGGGTTTTTACACTTTAAACCAGAcccaaaataaaagaaaaatttgatttttttaaatcaattaactATTGTTACAAACAAAAATTGcaattaatcagatttttttttttccacatcccGTTAGgacagaccactttaaaaaacagaatggaattgtccatccatccatccatttttaccgcttgtcccttttggggtcgcaggggatgctggagcctatctcagctgcatccatccatcttcttccgcttatccgaggtcgggtcgcgggggcagcagcctaagcagggaagcccagacttccctctccccagccacttcgtccagctcctcccgggggatcccgaggcgttcccaggccagccgggagacatagtcttcccaacgtgtcctgggtcttcctcgtggcctcctaccggtcggacatgccctaaacacctccttagggaggcgctcgggtggcatcctgaccagatgcccgaaccacctcatctggctcctctcaatgtggaggagcagcggctttactttgagctccccccggatgacagagcttctcaccctatctctaagggagagccccgccacccggcggaggaaactcatttcggccgcttggaattgtccatccatccatccatttttaccgcttgtcccttttggggtcgcaggggatgctggagcctatctcagctgcattgtatttttttaatttatttaacagtagaattaaacACCCTTTTGGTACATTTtggtaacccacaatataaacagcgtacctgcccaatcacattataactgtagaatgatggagggcgagttcttggtttcttatgtgggtttattgttgggcagtttcattaacgtcctcccagcatgagactttgaactgtttttagcttttaactttttgaactgtttttaacttttaaactgtttttatctaacaaactgttcttagggtaatttatatttgctttttaattgtgtatttttatttctgttttatatgttatttttttagtctgtcctttgcctctgtttctttgtggtgtacagccctttgtttttcaactgtgcttgtctttaaagggctttataaataaagttggtatggtatggtataacaaTAAAGACTGTGGGAtatgcaatattaactatgaactagtgttgtcctgacaccaatattttggtaccggtaccaaaatgtatttcgatacttttcggtacaatTATATTCGCAGatttatgtatgaaatataaaaatcgcaaatcgaatcgcaattttgaagagaaaaaaaaaaaaaaaaaaaaatcaaattttttttagagatgtccgataaatgctttaaaatgtaatatcggaaatgatcggtatcggttttttttattatcagtatcgttttttaaattttattcttttattaaatcaacataaaaaacacaagatacacttacaattagcaccaacccaaaaaacctccctcccccatttacactcattcacacaaaagggttgtttctttctgttattaatattctggttcctacattatatatcaatatatatcaatacagtccgtaagcacacatgattgtgcgtgctgctggtctgcTAATaggactaacctttaacagttaattttactaattttcattaattactagtttctatgtaactgtttttatattgttttactttcttttttattcaagaaaatgtttttaatttatttatcttattctattaatttttttaaaaggaccttatcttcaccatacctggttgtccaaattaggcataataatgtgttaattccacgtatcggttgatatcggtatcggtaattaaagagttgaacaatatcggaatatgggcaaaaagccattatcggacatccctagttttttttctaaatcgtgcagccctatttTAAGCTGCTTTTTATTCATTGCTTCTGTCTCGCAGTTGTTTATTATGTACCTGCTTGAAATCTGGTATTGGCAGCAGCTCCTCCAGTCTGGTAAAGAATTCACAAACCAGTGTCTCCAGTGCTGTGTCAAAGTCAGGACCGTACTCCACTGGAAACACGTTCTGTTGCATAAAAAGGATGAAACATTTTCaccaataatgtcattttttataGCAATAAAATGGGGAATACAGTACAATGACATGTATAATTGGCATGATTACACAACAGATATATGACTTATTTCCAACAAACTTTGTAGAGAGTTGGGACATGGACCAAGGAAGAATCCAGTATATTTTGGTAAGGGTGTGGATAAAGAGGACAAgacaggaatttattaaaaaGGAAGTTGAGTTACTAGGTCATAATGGGATAGttattaacatacttgccaaccctcccggattttctgggagactcccgaaattcagagcctctcccgaaaacctcccgggacaaattgtctcccgaaaatctcccacaatataaacagcgtacctgcccaaacacgttataactgtagaatgatggagggcgagttcttggtttcttatgtgggtttattgttgggcagtttcattaacgtcctcccagcgcggcaacaacacacaacagcagtcacgtttttgtctaccgtaaagcagttcgtctgccgtaaacagcaatgttgtgacacgcttaaacaggacaatactgccatctagtgcatttgatgaaagcacttttgtgcgtgccacacagcaatgcatcatcagagaaggtgttcagcatggttcgaaaaatagtgacagagaatagaacaaggatggacaattcaacccttaactcaacaatgagtagatgagtgttatgtgtgtgtaaatgtgtaaataaatgaacactgaaattcaagtatttctcttattatatatatatatatatatatatatacatatatatatatatatatatacacatatatatatatatatatatatatatatatatatatatatatatatatatatataataaaagaaatatatattgagagctagaattcactgaaagtcaagtatttcttatatatatatatatatatatatatatatataccgtattttccgcactataagccgcacctaaaaaccacaaattttctcaaaagctgacagtgcggcttataacccggtgcgccttatatatggattaatattaatattcattttaataaagtttaggtctcgcaactacggtaaacagccgccatcttttttccccgtagaagaggaagcgcttcttcttctacggtaagcaaccgccaaggtaagcacccgcccccatagaagaggaagcgcttcttcttctactgtaagcaaccacccgcccccgtagaagaagcgcgcggatattacgtttcatttcatttgtgtgtttacatcagtaaagaccacaaaatggctcctattaagagacacgcgtacaacgcagaattcaaactcaaagcaataagtcacgcagtagaacacggaaatagagcagcagcgagagaattgaacataaatgaatcaatggtgcgtaggtagagaaagcaacaagatgacctgcgccactaagacagggagacagcgctggacgacatacgccaacatctgccagtggattgtaaatgcctgggcggatatatcggtctcaactgtggtccgagctttccggaaggcaggattcatggaactgctggacaacaacagcgacacttactctgatgacttcgacgagacggagccggccattttggatgccgtattcgcccaactttttaattcagacaccgaagaagaattcgagggatttatggatcaggaataacttcagaaagtgagctttaaatgtttattttgtgtgttgtgtgacattaacgttcgagcaacgttgagttgttattgttgctattgctctgcactattttgagtgttactatttttgtgattgcacatttgcacattacattttgggggtgaacagagttgttaaaacgctggtttgtaatatattattaaagtttgactgacctatctgactgtttttttgacattccctttaccgcagcgtaggcgcggcttataaccaggggcggcttataggtggacaaagttttgaaatatgccattcattgaaggtgcggctaataacccggggcggtttatagtgcggaaaatacggtatatatatatatatatatatatatataaatacttgacttggtgaattctagctgtaaatatactcctcccctcttaaccacgccccccacctctcgaaatcggaggtctcaaggttggcaagtatggttattaaatatttatatatgtatttttgataTCCTGTCTCTTTTTGTTAACATAAACCTAACATAAAAATTGTTTTAGGGgggttaacaaaaaaaaaagaagaagaagctggaaatcaaataccgtattttccgcattataagccgcacctaaaaaccacacattttctcaaaagctgacagtgcggcttataacccggtgcgccttatatatggatgaatgttaatattcattttcataaagtttaggtctcgcaactacggtaaacagccgccatcttttttccccgtagaagaggaagcgcttcttcttctacggtaagcacccgcccccatagaagaggaagcgcttcttcttctacggtatgcaaccaccaaggtaagcacccgcccccgtagaagaagaagcgcgcggatattacatttcatttcatttgtgtgtttacatctgtaaagaccacaaaatggcacctattaagagacacgcgtacaatgcagaattcaaactcaaggtagaacacggaaatagagcagcagcgagagaatttaacataaatgaatcaatggtgcgtaggtagaggaagcaacaatatgacctgcgccactaagacagggagacagcgccggacgacatacgccaacatctgccagtggattgtaaatgcctgggcggatatatcggtctcaactgtggtccgagctttccggaaggcaggattcacggaactgctggacaacaacagcaacattgactctgatgacttcgacgagacggagcctgccattttggatgccgttttcgcccaactttttaattcagacactgaagaagaattcgagggatttatggatgaggaataacttcagaaagtgggctttaaatgtttattttgtgtgttgtgtgacattaacgttcgagcaacgttgagttattgatgttgctattgctgtgCACTAATTTGACTGttgctatttttgtgattgcacatttgcacattacattttgggggtgaacagagttgttagaacgctggtttgtaatatattattaaagtttgactgacctatctgactgtttttttgacattccctttagcgcagcgtaggcgcggcttataacccggggcggcttataggtgaacaaagttttgaaatatgccattcattgaaggtgcggctaataacccggggcggcttatagtgcggaaaatacggtacttaattttCCAATTGTACAATTGAGTGACCAAAACATCACAAACCAGACCATCAATATTTGTATGCAATATTTCATTCAGCAGCACTATATTGTCACATAATTTAAGGCGGTAACCTTATTCTCAATCCCTATTTTCTATACAATTATTGGACATTCAGAGCTTGAACAGGTGAGCAATCAAAATACTTTGACTTTAAGCTAAGAAGTAAAACAAAATTGAATCCAGAAGCTGAAGACAAATGAAACTACACTTTAattaaagtaaatacaaaaagccgagagacagcttgtatctcaaaataccttGGTTGTATAtgcaagttgaggtaccactgtcttACTTTAAATAAGAGGAGAACTACActtgttttttaatgttatttacaattcttatgtaagacaagaacacatatgtttttcatttttatgcATTTCAAGTTGTAATGTacagcaagtacgaggtggctaaaaaaatgaagctaatgggagtcattacgtctattgcgcccataaaacccTTTACCAAACCTTAAAaaacccaccaacaatactccatttgcatcttGTGACTGGCATattaccaagtattagcgatgttgttattataagcgctaacgcagaggaactacttttagcagtacattgatcacagagcgctaactcGCTTATGCAGCAATGGACATACTGTACCGGTGAGATGCTAGATCtcctctgagctggtgaaagttaattgtacattataaatcatgcctctcacttgtgtAGTAGATggatgtggccataaaccgagaagttgttaGACTTTGACATTTAATTTAGACCAGGAGATGGTGTGAAAGATACGGAAAGACGCTAgtttctgggttttttttaatgattaattcttcatctaaacagacaGCTGTAAACATCCCATCATATGGCATcaaagtgagagcagacattcttCTGCAAGTGATagttttgtatttcttgtttagcacgtgACAATAGTGTtacttgctggatctgtttaTCACACAACTTCTAAAACATGtacctcatcctccttatattcaggctcaaaaatataaggtttctGGGAAATCATTTGtttcaaagtagtctttgttggcgCTCATGAAGTATGCATGATTAGTAGTTGAAAGGAAAAGCGAAAGTTGTGATGCATAATACACCGCCGAATGCTTAAAAGGAGACAAATACgtaagtattacatgttattatgaatgtgcctgttactacattaccataccataccaactttatttataaagccctttaaaaacaaccacagttgaagaacaaagggctgtacaccacagagAAATActggcaaaggacagactaaaaaataacatttaaaacagaggtaaaatacacattgaaaaagcaaatagaaATGATCTTAAGAacatatatatactacatatatatgttatatatacttacagtatataaaatgttgatggaggtttttttttaaaagcagcaaattccattagctacattgttagctgacttttgctagcgtttatttacgagttaaaaggcattaaaaaaagaaaaccatgtGTGCTTGTCTTGCATTAAGATTGTGAATGGTAGGCAAAACATT containing:
- the LOC133581329 gene encoding uncharacterized protein, whose product is MSDMEFSVPLSSLALLVPPLRLMSAGMWEVVRQRNIKHYGKLEEFVSMVTDAVPDLMSKREGRLLSLGLRARTTLELLRSEHPEDLKAVETHLNRIRSSCIEETNDPVIEAPEANFMKLVQGLIEDTDGREHFLKNVFPVEYGPDFDTALETLVCEFFTRLEELLPIPDFKQTASWLSAAPSVLEEYMQCVSNGDDLKFLLQSKQCHGKLAKNTVAPFQSDDLLIPSLSLPPSLEVAIASHPSACDDVNNVPQIVMFDEELSTNPSTSADFPDSPKREADMSPSPCRGQQSGTHKCPECGKCFKHHSVLAEHQRVHSGLQPYNCSECGRAFRTATLLAGHRLRKCKNAAYLCIKCGNSFPTSLDKFRHHCPKRGRSYDCVHCRKTFQKSSSLKEHLLTHVQSRLFKCSHCGEGFSGIGDLKYHQQVDHDKPYQCKQCRKSFISSKCLAKHQQRHDEFGETEAAKLLSGGKHRKSGGAHRISSLSLSISSRKLTIKSAYPRGRVTHNCPLCGRSFKYRFEFLEHQRFHTAVKPYKCSQCGKAFRTETHLSGHRKRKCKNAAHVCTKCGCQFRSLHERVRHQCVQLLTKYECSHCGKAFKMAHLLRNHQMTEHQLPYSPNHRFRCRYCDETFPGISELKYHQRVDHEKPYQCQECGKCFLSEKCLSNHELRHNDDRPESCLVCGRGFRNRYDLKQHMRTHTGERPYQCTHCAQCFSTAGGLRSHTRVHTGEKPHVCPDCGKAFSQMGAMRTHRLTHTGERPFKCTVCGKGFTMAHKVTVHMRVHTGERPYVCSQCGKAFSDGSVLKQHMLNHSGVRPFHCQICPKTYTCLNHLRRHLKSHSSIN